A genome region from bacterium includes the following:
- the aat gene encoding leucyl/phenylalanyl-tRNA--protein transferase, whose product MIPAQTLLEAYSQGIFPMADESGEINWYEANPRAILEVQDFRIPRDLRRVLNRRQFEIQMDRCFELVMRACAARRETWISEEIITSYINLHALGYAHSVEAWQDGRLAGGLYGVALHGAFFGESMFFRVSNASKVALAHLAAHLKNRGYVLHDAQMMTPTLRLFGAIEISREEYLSRLQVALRKKVSFR is encoded by the coding sequence ATGATTCCGGCGCAGACATTACTCGAGGCGTACAGCCAGGGCATTTTTCCGATGGCGGATGAAAGTGGCGAGATCAACTGGTACGAGGCGAATCCGCGTGCCATTCTCGAAGTGCAGGACTTTCGTATTCCACGCGATCTGCGCCGCGTTCTCAACCGCCGGCAATTCGAGATTCAGATGGATCGCTGCTTCGAGTTGGTGATGCGCGCTTGCGCAGCCCGCAGAGAGACTTGGATTTCAGAGGAGATCATTACCTCCTATATAAACCTGCACGCGTTGGGATACGCACACAGTGTTGAAGCCTGGCAAGACGGCAGATTGGCCGGCGGGCTGTACGGCGTGGCACTGCACGGCGCGTTTTTCGGCGAATCGATGTTCTTTCGTGTCTCCAACGCTTCCAAGGTGGCGCTGGCGCATCTGGCCGCACATTTGAAGAACCGCGGCTATGTGCTGCACGACGCGCAGATGATGACGCCCACACTCCGGTTGTTCGGCGCCATCGAAATTTCGCGCGAGGAGTATCTCAGCCGGCTGCAGGTGGCGCTGCGGAAGAAAGTGTCATTTCGTTAA